One Anthonomus grandis grandis chromosome 13, icAntGran1.3, whole genome shotgun sequence DNA segment encodes these proteins:
- the LOC126743656 gene encoding uncharacterized protein LOC126743656, with protein sequence MQLNDLIDLDSRFRKKFSQANYEISLSEGVLTVKSEQVNKKYVLVKVPGSFQIEQEECVDVIYADFHLRTKKGETFAAFNEELLENYEPPDPNNFNQLKVILQTLAKVQAKLLVKYEGTSNMNQKCLIADSVKIFANPFTGLNQEMFERTSEKLQADLDKLLLKTHLLVPSLWCLPNNVYVNSELNVVFLHGNAQKHFVPPVLDALLYLFSLTNEHFRQKHYKFLMKNYFDSLEQELKVLHKNIRDSITEIYKDLQVRILLPVVKVLLISQAEYNSTELLDNLSNYYKYPLINQEEIYEIVSKKLQTNDFNLINYNMTPLTEKNGHLGEYYFLKVTIQDHNILDFFCKFLTTSTGFKEEMIETKSVGKTENFFYGTLYPLYEKHDLKKLLDFAPKCYLHGITGYMVLDNLSSEGFSTLKPNTILNLDGLKAILSKLAKYHASSIILEEQLSKEAGKQISLYDIYQEYLDEKLLVYDGIIAKMIDNNIIALMYMLEKFPDLAENINMVPDKVKEVIKDIAYSVLSVGKKSDHIRNVINHGDLYVGNTLIKYRNNNSVLDGILIDFQLVRYFPPAYEVLFFIFLTSAKEERDKHLQLLLDWYYNNLSRHLKEFNLDPDKIYSREDFQKNVNQDKSIAISMAFAYGHLVHIDPDLREELFGDQKKCNFYVEEHRREMIDLCWKDDHYRNVVKGLMEDIVEVVKNGFK encoded by the exons ATGCAGTTAAACGATTTAATAGACCTTGATAGTAGGTTTCGTAAGAAATTCTCTCAAGCGAATTATGAAATATCTTTATCTGAAGGCGTTTTAACAGTGAAAAGTGaacaagttaataaaaaatatgttcttgtaaaagtgcctggaagttttcaaattgaacAAGAAGAATGTGTGGATGTGATTTATGCCGATTTCCATTTGCGAACCAAGAAGGGTGAAACTTTTGCCGCTTTTAACGAGGAGTTGCTTGAAAACTATGAGCCGCCAGATCCAAATAACTTTAACCAACTTAAA GTTATTTTGCAAACTTTGGCAAAAGTGCAAGCGAAACTGTTAGTGAAATATGAAGGAACTTCAAATATGAACcagaaatgtttaatagcagattctgttaaaatatttgcaaaccCATTCACGGGCCTAAATCAAGAAATGTTCGAGAGAACTTCCGAGAAACTTCAAGCAGACTTAGATAAATTACTTCTTAAAACACATTTACTTGTTCCGAGCCTATGGTGTTTACCTAATAATGTTTATGTAAACAGTGAGCTAAATGTTGTATTTTTGCATGGTAATGCTCAAAAACACTTTGTACCTCCAGTTTTGGATGCCCTTTTATATTTGTTCTCTTTAACTAATGAACATTTTAGgcaaaaacattataaatttcttatgaaaaattactttgatTCTTTAGAGCAAGAACTTAAAGTTCTTCATAAAAACATACGTGATAGTATTACTGAAATTTACAAAGATCTACAAGTGAGGATATTATTACCTGTTGTCAAAGTGCTGCTGATAAGCCAAGCGGAATACAACTCCACAGAACTTCTGGATAATCTGTCAAATTATTACAAGTATCCATTAATAAATCAAGAAGAAATATACGAAATAGTTTCCAAAAAACTACAAACAAATGATTTTAACTTGATCAATTACAACATGACACCCTTAACAGAAAAAAATGGCCATCTAGGAGAATATTACTTCCTCAAGGTCACTATACAAGATCACAACATCTTGgactttttttgcaaattccTTACGACATCCACTGGCTTCAAAGAGGAAATGATCGAAACAAAGAGTGTAGGTAAAACGGAAAATTTTTTCTATGGCACCTTATACCCACTTTATGAAAAACACGATCTTAAAAAATTGCTAGATTTTGCTCCAAAGTGCTACTTGCACGGTATAACTGGCTATATGGTCCTGGATAACCTTTCCAGCGAAGGCTTCAGTACACTTAAGCCCAATACGATTTTAAACCTGGACGGACTGAAGGCTATTTTAAGCAAATTGGCGAAATATCATGCTAGTAGTATAATCTTGGAAGAACAGTTATCTAAAGAAGCTGGAAAACAGATTAGTTTATATGATATTTATCAAGAGTATTTGGATGAAAAGTTGCTTGTATACGATGGCATTATAGCTAAAATGatagataataatataatagcCTTGATGTATATGTTGGAGAAATTTCCAGATTTAGCAGAAAACATTAATATGGTACCTGACAAAGTAAAAGAGGTAATTAAGGATATCGCTTATAGCGTGTTATCTGTTGGCAAAAAGTCAGACCATATCAGGAACGTTATAAACCATGGAGATTTATATGTGGGAAACACTTTGATcaaatatagaaataataattCTGTTCTGGACGGAATTTTAATCGATTTTCAATTGGTTAGATATTTTCCTCCTGCTTATGAAgtattgttctttattttcttgACGTCGGCCAAAGAAGAACGCGATAAACACTTGCAACTTTTATTAGATTGGTACTATAACAACTTATCAAGGcacttaaaagaatttaatctGGATCCAGACAAAATATATAGTAGAGAAGATTTTCAGAAAAACGTGAATCAAGATAAGTCTATAGCCATATCCATGGCATTTGCTTATGGGCATCTGGTACATATAGACCCAGATCTTCGGGAAGAACTTTTTGGGGATCAAAAGAAATGTAACTTTTACGTCGAAGAACATAGAAGAGAAATGATAGATCTGTGCTGGAAGGATGATCATTATAGAAACGTTGTGAAAGGCTTAATGGAAGACATCGTTGAAGTGGTGAAAAATGGATTTAAGTGA
- the LOC126743657 gene encoding uncharacterized protein LOC126743657, with protein sequence MQCEKDNFQQLRAILQNLSQLQTTFINKNQVKDSAVLSIEEHVKTVSSMEHFKALDQSQFDKTIKKVQADFDNVMLTEELLVPSVWTLSNNSDVKVSLQVSSRENRVPPVLDALLYIFSLSTESFRQKYFKELIKTYYEFLMQQLASLHSNASDKITDLYMDLQVRILLPVAKIILVSEYHNSKQVSSELLNNLANYFQYPLIHQEEVYEVVCKKLDSTDFHLVSYKLVSLSEKNGHLGEYYYLKVVLQEETLDFFCKFLLASTEYLREIIETRNIGKKENFFYGTLYPLFQKYGLEKLLDFAPKCYLRGISGYMVLDNLTELGYSTPEVNTVLNLDGLKAVLDKLAKFHACSFITEERLSEESGRQVSLYDIYERDLAEKLWTYEGTMADLMDRNISNFTYVLNKFPDLVEELNMSPEVFQEAIKDFLYSILFISKMPGSRRKVVNHGDLYVGNTLIKYGPDNLVIDGKLIDFQVVRYLSPAYEMMFFIHLTSTKETRTKHLKYLLDWYYDTLRKYLEEFGLDLHKIYSKQDFEKDVYEMKPIAVAMAFAYGHTTLMDTDIRKEVIFDQEKFDYYMENQRDELTDLCWKSEKYKEMMRGLMTDSVDLLKNGFRWDRSLLGIKGL encoded by the coding sequence ATGCAGTGTGAAAAGGATAATTTTCAACAACTACGGGCAATTTTACAGAATCTCTCTCAACTTCAAAccacttttataaataaaaatcaagtcaAGGATAGTGCAGTATTATCAATTGAAGAACATGTTAAAACAGTGTCATCTATGGAGCATTTTAAGGCTCTGGACCAAAGCCAGTTTGATAAGACAATCAAGAAAGTCCAAGCTGACTTTGATAATGTGATGCTCACAGAAGAGTTATTGGTGCCAAGTGTTTGGACTTTATCTAACAACAGTGATGTAAAAGTGTCATTACAAGTGAGTTCACGAGAAAACCGCGTCCCTCCGGTTCTGGATGCTTTGttgtatatattttctttaagcaCCGAAAGTTTTAGACAAAAGTACTTTAAGGAGcttataaaaacatattatgaatttttaatgcaGCAGCTTGCAAGTTTGCATAGTAATGCATCAGATAAGATAACGGATCTTTACATGGACCTTCAAGTAAGAATACTGCTCCCGGTTGCCAAAATTATACTAGTAAGTGAATATCACAATTCTAAGCAAGTTTCATCAGAACTGTTGAATAATCTAGCAAACTATTTTCAATATCCCTTGATACATCAAGAAGAAGTATATGAGGTGGTTTGTAAAAAACTAGACTCCACCGATTTCCATTTGGTTAGCTACAAATTGGTGTCATTGTCGGAAAAAAATGGACACCTAGGAGAGTACTATTACCTCAAAGTGGTTTTACAAGAAGAAACTTTAGacttcttttgtaaatttttactAGCCAGCACTGAATACTTACGAGAAATTATTGAAACGAGGAATATtggcaaaaaagagaatttctTCTATGGCACCCTTTATCCTTTATTCCAAAAGTATGGTCTAgaaaaactgttggatttcGCGCCCAAATGTTACCTGCGTGGCATTAGCGGTTATATGGTACTGGATAATCTTACTGAACTAGGATATAGCACACCTGAAGTCAATACTGTTCTAAATTTAGATGGTCTCAAGGCTGTGTTGGATAAGCTGGCAAAATTCCATGCCTGCTCCTTCATAACAGAAGAGAGGCTATCAGAAGAGTCTGGAAGACAAGTCAGCTTATATGATATTTACGAAAGAGATTTAGCTGAAAAACTTTGGACTTACGAAGGGACTATGGCCGATTTAATGGATAGAAATATAAGCAATTTTacatatgttttaaataaatttccagatTTAGTAGAAGAACTTAATATGTCACCAGAGGTATttcaagaagcaattaaagatTTCCTTTACAGTATCTTATTTATCTCCAAAATGCCTGGCAGTAGAAGAAAGGTTGTTAATCATGGAGATCTTTACGTAGGGAATACCCTTATCAAATATGGTCCAGATAACCTAGTTATTGACGGAAAGCTCATCGATTTCCAGGTCGTAAGGTACCTTTCTCCCGCctatgaaatgatgttttttattcaCCTGACATCTACCAAAGAAACTCGTACtaagcatttgaaatatttactaGACTGGTACTATGATAcgcttagaaaatatttagaagaGTTTGGTCTGGATTTACACAAAATATATAGTaaacaagattttgagaaagaCGTTTACGAAATGAAGCCCATTGCTGTGGCAATGGCATTTGCATATGGACATACAACCCTTATGGACACAGATATTCGAAAAGAGGTTATATTCGATCAAGAGAAGTTCGACTATTACATGGAAAATCAAAGAGATGAACTGACCGATCTTTGCTGGAAGAGTGAGAAATATAAGGAAATGATGAGGGGCTTGATGACAGATTCCGTTGATTTATTGAAGAACGGATTCAGATGGGACCGATCATTATTGGGCATAAAAGGGCTTTAG